One Ricinus communis isolate WT05 ecotype wild-type chromosome 2, ASM1957865v1, whole genome shotgun sequence DNA segment encodes these proteins:
- the LOC8282472 gene encoding DELLA protein RGL1: protein MANEKFPAEQFNGYGFEDNFSFTNKSMDEGNTRTQSSFYGVEEWGESSDNGLYQNNQWEEELLMSKYDQQDQQQNSFGDYMHLDDLRFGILSPPLQKCYQEITQLDEIQSGIREVKSKKENPYAFPLASLELLKSHTNGFNQLNSMRMLEPNKFDSSIKVVGQELSTEDIMRIAGARFLQSSCHDVASMFNNPFDLYFSGLSDEDAKHVELAESLLASAERIGNQQYDSASRLLKQCDSISSNTGNPVQRVVYYFAEALHDRIDIETGKTKSKELGKKQAFEIDEAMMTPNPTILASHLETPFCQVAHFAGIQAIVDNVADAKKIHILDLSLRYGMQWTVLMQALVSRCDCPLEHLKITAIGTTSRELIENTGKRLISFAETMNIAFSFKMALVSDLLDLKEDLLDLDDGETVAIYFAYLPRNLISLPNRLDSMMRMIKNVNPCVIVVAEVEANHNSPTFVNRFVEALFYYSAYFDCLDACMERNDKNRMIMESMYFGIGIKNMIATEGEERVIRNVKLDAWRAFFARFGMVETDLSSSALLQANLIVKKFACGNCFTLDRNGKSLVLGWKGTPLHSLSAWKFISHEKKGVNSC, encoded by the coding sequence ATGGCAAATGAAAAGTTCCCTGCTGAACAGTTCAACGGTTATGGATTTGAAGATAATTTCTCTTTCACAAATAAGAGCATGGATGAAGGGAATACAAGGACACAAAGTTCTTTTTATGGAGTTGAAGAATGGGGAGAGTCTTCTGATAATGGGCTCTATCAGAATAACCAATGGGAGGAAGAATTACTGATGTCAAAGTATGATCAACAAGACCAGCAACAGAACTCATTTGGGGATTATATGCATCTTGATGACCTGAGGTTTGGTATCCTATCTCCGCCACTTCAAAAATGTTATCAGGAAATAACACAACTTGATGAAATTCAAAGTGGAATCCGAGAAGTTAaatccaagaaagaaaatccaTATGCATTTCCTTTAGCGTCACTTGAGCTGCTAAAGAGTCATACTAATGGGTTCAATCAATTAAACAGCATGAGAATGCTTGAGCCAAACAAGTTTGACTCATCCATCAAGGTAGTAGGTCAGGAATTGTCTACAGAAGATATCATGAGGATAGCTGGAGCAAGGTTTCTGCAGTCGTCTTGCCATGATGTTGCCTCCATGTTCAACAATCCTTTTGATCTTTATTTCTCTGGCCTGTCTGATGAAGATGCTAAACATGTGGAACTCGCTGAATCCCTTTTGGCTTCTGCTGAGAGAATTGGAAATCAACAATATGACAGTGCCAGCAGACTGCTCAAGCAATGTGATTCTATTTCCTCCAATACGGGAAATCCAGTTCAACGtgttgtttattattttgctGAAGCTCTCCATGATAGAATTGATATAGAAACaggaaaaacaaaatcaaaagagTTGGGGAAGAAGCAGGCATTTGAAATTGATGAAGCAATGATGACTCCAAACCCAACAATCTTGGCAAGTCATCTGGAAACTCCCTTCTGTCAGGTTGCCCATTTTGCTGGAATCCAAGCCATTGTGGATAATGTGGCTGatgcaaagaaaattcacaTACTTGATCTATCACTCAGATATGGAATGCAATGGACAGTATTGATGCAAGCTTTAGTTTCTCGATGTGATTGCCCTCTTGAGCATTTAAAGATAACTGCTATTGGGACTACTTCAAGGGAATTAATTGAGAATACAGGTAAGAGGCTAATTAGCTTTGCAGAGACTATGAACATAGCATTCTCATTTAAGATGGCTTTAGTATCAGATTTGCTGGATCTTAAAGAAGACTTATTAGATCTGGATGATGGGGAAACAGTGGCTATTTACTTTGCATATTTACCTAGGAACTTGATTTCATTGCCCAATAGGCTGGATTCAATGATgagaatgataaaaaatgtCAATCCATGTGTTATAGTGGTTGCTGAAGTTGAGGCAAATCACAACTCACCAACTTTTGTGAATCGTTTTGTAGAAGCACTTTTCTATTACAGTGCATATTTTGATTGCCTTGATGCATGCATGGAACGGAATGATAAAAACAGGATGATTATGGAATCAATGTACTTTGGTATAGGGATCAAGAATATGATAGCTACTGAGGGAGAGGAAAGGGTAATTCGGAACGTAAAGCTTGATGCCTGGAGAGCATTCTTTGCTCGTTTTGGCATGGTGGAGACTGATTTGAGTTCTTCAGCTTTGCTCCAAGCAAATTTGATAGTTAAGAAATTTGCATGTGGGAACTGCTTCACACTTGATAGAAATGGGAAAAGCTTGGTTCTTGGATGGAAAGGTACACCTCTTCATTCCCTTTCCGCCTGGAAATTTATCTCACATGAAAAGAAAGGAGTTAATTCATGTTAA
- the LOC112535533 gene encoding SUN domain-containing protein 4 produces the protein MQRSRRALLQRRVFGKSTITGRNQLCKVSISLFFALWGLFFLFSLWISKGDGYTDESAALAVEMSTSNEENVGFCQPSDSMEKNLFNDIGSVTSDESLCTESTETGSSNDGLLGSEGNVNHAFASEKPEAISGSDSGPKTDRDRLSHSVPLGLDEFKSRAFSSKSKLGTDQAGGVIHRVEPGGKEYNYASASKGAKVLDFNKEAKGASNILGKDKDKYLRNPCSAEEKFVIIELSEETLVATIEIANFEHYSSNLKDFELLGSLVYPTDTWIRLGNFTAANVKLAQRFPLQEPQWVRYLKLNLLSHYGSEFYCTLSIVEVLGVDAVERMLEDLISVQNNVFVPKEETGDQKQLSSQTESTQVDDCDQELCMEMGSSSSVENSNVKHEVPKNKVPDPVDEIRQQQGGRMPGDSVLKILMQKVRSLDLSLSVLERYLEELNYRYGNIFKGFDKDLVEKDTLLEKVRSDIKNLYDSKELMAKDVEDLLSWKSLVSTQMDNLLKDNFALRSMVEGVQKNQISMENKGIAVFFICLIFGTLAFVRLLVDILVSVYKAYSVQRTEKSREFCWMSSSWLLLLFSSSIIMLILSF, from the exons ATGCAGAGATCACGTAGAGCTCTTCTGCAAAGAAGAGTTTTTGGGAAGAGTACTATTACTGGAAGAAATCAATTATGCAAGGTTTcgatttctttgttttttgctTTGTGGGgactcttctttctcttcagCTTGTGGATCAGCAAGGGTGATGGTTATACAG ATGAATCTGCAGCACTTGCAGTTGAGATGTCAACTTCAAATGAAGAAAATGTGGGTTTTTGCCAACCTTCTGATTCCATGGAGAAAAATCTGTTTAACGATATTGGTTCTGTCACTTCAGATGAAAGTTTGTGTACAGAAAGCACTGAGACTGGAAGTTCCAATGATGGGTTACTTGGTAGTGAGGGAAATGTAAATCATGCCTTTGCTTCTGAGAAACCTGAGGCAATCTCTGGTTCAGATAGTGGTCCAAAGACTGACAGAGACAGACTATCTCATTCTGTGCCCCTTGGTCTTGACGAATTTAAAAGCAGAGCATTCAGCTCTAAAAGTAAATTGGGAACTGATCAAGCTGGCGGAGTGATTCATAGAGTAGAGCCTGGAGGTAAGGAGTATAATTATGCTTCTGCATCGAAGGGAGCAAAGGTACTGGATTTTAATAAGGAAGCAAAGGGAGCCTCCAATATCTTAGGCAAAGATAAGGACAAGTACCTTCGAAATCCATGCTCTGCTGAAGAGAAGTTTGTTATCATAGAGCTTTCGGAAGAAACCTTAGTAGCTACAATTGAAATAGCAAACTTTGAGCACTATTCttctaatttaaaagattttgagCTTCTTGGAAGCTTGGTTTATCCAACAGATACGTGGATCAGGCTTGGGAATTTTACAGCTGCTAATGTTAAGCTTGCTCAGAGGTTTCCTCTTCAGGAGCCTCAGTGGGTTAGATATCTAAAGCTGAATCTTCTGAGCCATTATGGCTCAGAGTTCTATTGTACTTTAAGTATTGTTGAAGTATTGGGAGTTGATGCTGTTGAGCGAATGCTGGAAGATTTGATATCTGTTCAAAATAACGTTTTTGTACCTAAAGAGGAAACTGGTGATCAGAAACAGTTGTCCTCCCAAACAGAGTCTACTCAGGTTGATGACTGTGATCAAGAACTGTGCATGGAAATGGGATCTTCCTCTTCAGTTGAAAACTCAAATGTGAAACATGAAGTTCCAAAGAATAAAGTACCAGATCCAGTGGATGAAATTCGTCAACAGCAAGGAGGCAGAATGCCTGGGGATTCTgttcttaaaattttgatgCAGAAAGTTCGTTCTCTGGACTTAAGTTTATCTGTCTTGGAACGATATTTGGAGGAGTTGAATTACAGATATGGAAATATTTTCAAAGGATTTGATAAAGATTTAGTAGAGAAAGACACACTTTTAGAGAAAGTCAGATCTGATATAAAGAATCTCTATGACAGCAAGGAGCTCATG GCTAAAGATGTTGAGGATCTTCTATCTTGGAAATCCCTTGTTTCTACACAGATGGATAATCTCCTCAAGGACAATTTTGCTCTCAG GTCAATGGTTGAAGGGGTTCAAAAGAATCAGATATCTATGGAAAATAAGGGTATAGCAGTGTTCTTCATATGCTTAATATTTGGAACTTTAGCTTTTGTGAGGCTATTGGTAGATATTTTGGTGAGTGTTTATAAGGCATATAGTGTTCAAAGAACAGAGAAGTCCAGGGAATTTTGTTGGATGAGCTCTTCCTGGCTCTTGTTATTATTCAGCTCTAGCATTATCAtgttaatattatcattttaa